From the genome of Acidobacteriota bacterium, one region includes:
- a CDS encoding CRTAC1 family protein, with the protein MREKEGTVIMRLGWFLPILALAVCGNLQAATIHEAIGQADSAAVTPVLNAKLTADPFTRVTEGPHVNTNASTWGVCWVDYDQDNYLDLLNIDYWAVSEDPPPAYHNLYHNNGDGSFTVVDKLEVVGTALECYAASWADYNSDGGLDLLLANFKADPNFLYINDGSGNFVIDTENVISGENAGSTSPNWVDIDLDGDLDLFIGNSTDDNVQGYDPFPNYLYINNNGVFTKVDSGEIVTDAKHTYSATWCDYDNDRDPDLFTSSIQREGNDLYRNDGNGNFTLMAESVLGSDSGYCFCSSWGDYDNDGDQDLFVANRDGEPFLYRNNGDGTFTSVVGHGLQSSDGFAYQGIWGDYDNDGDLDIFITRMNWDYPVLSEGNLFENLSDHTFNKITEGIIAADTHIVVSAVWGDYDRDGDVDLYTCRYDPSWNNNSVYAVNRLYRNNGNLNRWITIKPYGTISNRSAIGAKVRLKANIGGSSVWQMREIVSQTGTNAQPPLEAHFGLGDATAVDSILVEWPSGLTDVLVNVDVNQFLVVTEGLTLDQDGDGVPEGVDNCPLDYNPDQSDTDGDDIGDACCCVGIRGNIDGDPEGIVDIGDLTALISYLFIPPNEAPGCKKEANIDGDEEGIVDIGDLTALIGYLFIPPNPLPAACPTPLGSVLEIPFGAPVVMDGTLDPGEWSDAVLRQFTVDNWVDVTVMIKHDGTNLLAAYHYVFRQEENLCLPEMLIDVGNDKTEHWMSDDWWFHVSASDCEAHGTYDLYNDCSVVQPDWEGIPNFPMVPDPPPLDTFEIRIPLTKIGVAVGDAIGLAFRAEWVPTIYGYWPADAAVESPATWGTAILKP; encoded by the coding sequence ATGCGCGAGAAAGAAGGGACCGTAATCATGAGACTTGGATGGTTTCTGCCGATCCTGGCACTAGCGGTGTGCGGAAATCTGCAGGCTGCGACAATTCACGAAGCGATCGGCCAGGCAGACAGCGCGGCAGTGACCCCGGTGCTCAATGCCAAGCTGACAGCAGACCCTTTCACCAGAGTCACCGAAGGACCGCATGTAAATACCAACGCTTCTACCTGGGGCGTATGCTGGGTCGATTATGATCAGGACAATTATCTCGATCTTCTGAATATCGATTACTGGGCAGTTTCGGAAGATCCGCCCCCGGCCTATCACAATCTCTATCATAATAACGGTGATGGTTCTTTTACCGTTGTCGACAAACTGGAAGTTGTTGGAACTGCCCTGGAGTGTTATGCCGCCAGTTGGGCAGATTACAATAGTGACGGCGGTCTGGATTTGCTGTTAGCGAATTTCAAGGCTGATCCGAACTTCCTATACATCAACGATGGCTCCGGCAACTTCGTCATAGACACCGAGAACGTTATAAGCGGTGAGAACGCCGGCTCGACCTCACCGAACTGGGTTGATATTGACCTCGACGGAGATCTGGATTTGTTTATCGGTAATTCGACCGACGACAATGTTCAGGGGTACGATCCCTTTCCCAACTACCTGTATATCAATAACAATGGCGTCTTCACTAAAGTTGACTCTGGAGAAATCGTGACCGATGCAAAGCATACTTACAGCGCTACCTGGTGTGATTATGACAATGACCGTGATCCGGATTTATTCACTTCGAGCATTCAGCGGGAAGGCAACGATTTGTATCGTAACGATGGAAATGGTAATTTTACTTTGATGGCCGAGAGTGTTTTGGGCAGCGACTCGGGTTATTGCTTCTGTAGCAGTTGGGGAGACTACGACAATGACGGTGATCAGGATCTATTTGTGGCGAATAGAGACGGCGAGCCATTCTTGTATCGCAACAACGGCGACGGTACTTTTACAAGCGTAGTAGGACATGGCCTGCAATCGAGTGATGGTTTTGCGTATCAGGGCATCTGGGGTGATTATGATAATGATGGTGACCTGGATATTTTCATCACGCGAATGAATTGGGATTATCCCGTACTTTCGGAAGGGAATCTCTTTGAGAATCTTAGCGATCATACCTTCAATAAGATAACCGAGGGAATCATTGCGGCCGATACTCATATTGTAGTGTCCGCAGTTTGGGGTGATTATGATCGAGACGGCGACGTTGATCTTTATACTTGCCGGTATGATCCCAGTTGGAACAATAACAGCGTATATGCGGTAAACAGACTATACCGCAACAACGGTAATCTCAACCGCTGGATTACAATTAAACCCTATGGTACTATTTCAAATCGCTCAGCCATTGGTGCGAAAGTCCGTCTAAAAGCGAATATCGGCGGAAGTTCAGTCTGGCAAATGCGAGAAATTGTCAGCCAAACAGGAACTAACGCGCAACCTCCGCTCGAGGCGCATTTCGGTCTTGGTGACGCGACCGCCGTCGACTCGATCCTGGTGGAGTGGCCAAGCGGCCTGACCGATGTGCTGGTGAATGTTGATGTGAATCAATTCCTGGTCGTCACGGAGGGTCTTACGCTTGACCAGGATGGAGATGGTGTTCCAGAGGGCGTCGATAACTGCCCGCTCGACTACAATCCCGACCAGAGCGATACCGACGGGGATGACATTGGCGACGCCTGTTGTTGTGTCGGCATCCGGGGGAACATTGATGGTGACCCCGAAGGAATCGTCGATATTGGCGATCTGACGGCTTTGATCAGCTATCTCTTCATCCCGCCAAACGAAGCTCCAGGATGCAAGAAAGAGGCGAACATTGATGGCGACGAGGAAGGCATTGTCGATATTGGCGATCTGACGGCCCTGATCGGCTACCTGTTCATACCGCCTAATCCGTTGCCGGCGGCGTGTCCAACTCCGCTCGGCTCAGTTCTTGAGATACCGTTCGGCGCACCGGTTGTAATGGACGGCACTCTCGACCCCGGCGAATGGAGTGACGCCGTCCTGAGGCAGTTTACTGTCGACAACTGGGTGGATGTCACGGTCATGATCAAGCATGATGGCACTAATCTGCTTGCGGCTTACCACTATGTCTTTCGGCAGGAAGAGAACTTGTGTTTGCCCGAAATGCTGATCGATGTGGGGAATGACAAGACAGAGCATTGGATGAGTGACGATTGGTGGTTCCATGTGTCGGCGTCAGATTGCGAAGCGCACGGTACTTACGACCTCTATAACGACTGCAGCGTTGTTCAGCCCGACTGGGAGGGAATACCGAATTTCCCAATGGTCCCGGACCCGCCGCCACTCGATACCTTTGAGATCCGGATACCGCTGACGAAGATCGGGGTCGCGGTGGGAGACGCGATCGGTCTGGCATTCCGAGCCGAGTGGGTCCCGACAATCTATGGTTACTGGCCTGCGGACGCGGCGGTTGAGTCACCCGCTACCTGGGGAACGGCGATACTGAAACCGTAG
- a CDS encoding right-handed parallel beta-helix repeat-containing protein, with the protein MMRFVFALIIIFPAIPIHATTIHVPADSSAIQAGINGATEGDTVLVAAGIYTGDGNRDIDFGGKSILLMSEEGPDFTTIDCQGSELDQHRAFDIHNGEDTTAIIDGFTITGAYWDDGTYTGGAAVFLDSAGMALQNCIITGNSQSGLLIQDCDTMPLRIMNCMFKDNGVFGIQVEGASAKIAGSVIDGNGYIGIFAADWGWGAHSLEISGCVIVNNGNAGLTVMYPMEFHVENSTFYNNRDGMYFEWTPPKKSPEDLVGTSTVSNCLAAYNLRNGFENAFGYSEYEFLCNNSYGNSTLDWAGLDYYDGDAYGNIVANPEFCDTALGNLGVSGSSPCAPTNNNCGVLIGALEAECGLVDVEEEEGPLPYTFELNQNHPNPFNPTTLIEYSVQTLSHVRISIFNVLGQRVRLLVDEVKPAGSYRVSWNGEDENGQQVAADVYLYRFRAGDFVETKKMLLLK; encoded by the coding sequence ATGATGAGATTCGTTTTCGCACTCATCATTATATTTCCGGCTATCCCGATCCATGCAACAACAATCCATGTGCCGGCTGATTCTTCAGCCATCCAGGCCGGAATAAATGGCGCTACCGAGGGCGATACCGTTTTGGTGGCAGCCGGGATTTACACCGGCGATGGCAACCGCGATATCGACTTTGGAGGCAAGAGCATCCTGCTCATGTCCGAAGAAGGACCAGACTTTACGACTATCGACTGCCAGGGCAGTGAACTGGATCAGCACCGAGCGTTTGATATTCATAATGGAGAAGACACAACAGCTATCATCGACGGTTTTACAATCACGGGGGCATATTGGGATGATGGCACCTACACGGGAGGAGCCGCTGTTTTTCTTGATAGTGCCGGTATGGCGCTGCAAAACTGTATTATAACCGGGAATTCTCAATCCGGTCTGCTAATTCAAGACTGTGATACCATGCCGCTTCGCATAATGAACTGCATGTTTAAAGACAACGGTGTATTCGGTATTCAAGTGGAGGGTGCATCAGCCAAGATCGCCGGTTCGGTTATTGATGGGAATGGTTATATCGGTATCTTTGCCGCAGATTGGGGATGGGGAGCACATTCTCTAGAAATATCCGGGTGCGTCATAGTCAATAACGGCAATGCTGGTCTTACTGTTATGTATCCGATGGAATTCCACGTTGAAAACAGCACTTTTTACAACAATCGTGACGGGATGTATTTCGAGTGGACGCCTCCCAAGAAAAGCCCGGAAGACTTAGTAGGAACATCTACCGTTTCCAACTGCCTGGCGGCCTATAATCTCAGGAATGGTTTTGAAAACGCTTTCGGCTATTCGGAATACGAGTTTCTCTGCAATAATTCGTACGGGAATAGTACACTCGACTGGGCCGGTTTGGACTACTACGATGGCGATGCATACGGCAACATTGTCGCCAATCCGGAGTTTTGTGATACGGCTTTGGGGAATCTTGGAGTTTCAGGTTCATCGCCGTGCGCACCGACTAACAACAATTGCGGAGTGCTTATCGGCGCCCTGGAAGCTGAGTGTGGTCTGGTAGATGTTGAAGAAGAAGAGGGTCCGCTACCATATACCTTTGAATTGAATCAAAACCACCCCAATCCATTCAATCCCACAACTCTGATCGAATACTCGGTTCAAACCCTATCGCATGTCAGGATCTCTATTTTCAATGTCCTGGGTCAAAGGGTTAGATTGTTGGTAGATGAAGTGAAGCCGGCAGGATCATATAGGGTGAG